In Halichondria panicea chromosome 9, odHalPani1.1, whole genome shotgun sequence, a genomic segment contains:
- the LOC135341539 gene encoding uncharacterized protein LOC135341539, with protein MASTVFTIDWNQSTDQDQVNEAPQEDDDSAVLAWEVDFSSSTLKSKPKLPKFLQEREKQRAAEKAKKESTPLRSASDSQDRKPTTKSRSPLKSRSTPLASTVSSSKTSPRPFSSPSASGKPQGSSPRSSKHSPAIKQPLFSVSSPRRVQSSSVESSPILRSPGRVKSAGLSAGKTREPVPQASRYASPRHETEREKWKDTVDNKYVTPRRPLTTARVTTVDPSDVDSQPEFRLALTPADMEQRKVLDLKRWYCMCRPQYSKSCGISSVVSCWNYLYSTLGNGSHRPITQEEALTLLGFKPPFGEIRFGPFTGNATCMRWFKHLCCHYGVSGQAYYFYKPVGKGKTFGLKPEQALEKLKEGLRDPSMAFVYHCLNHYFCPIGFEEVPRSPSEAYQVDMGVDDVDTWILVGEPSRKQYSIHCKLWTDIATDLNTKRPEFFNIRHTERGIQLKKTKRLGGNLHCIMAFKKQEEVAYVTTGPVVLPEPQELQQSSSEIENLDSSDSDFPLSTREDDVVIEGVDAPYGSGEALEAVDSAIANLEVMDIEDDLQMSSDYMYMTTHQSTIPQIHVQNSQTNTSSVATTTEKSIARIRSGTYVKQSDPLQSLEQEHEEMSVSPTIKRTGTFTKEKKPSVQQRSSFLSESSDRDSGSEADLPTEPLENMLQVPQAYAADVSSESDSEVPALSGGAIRRRGTFTKENKPSVQQRSSLLSESSEQDSGSEADLPTEPLENMLQVPQAYAADVSSESDSEVPALSTGGAIRRRWTITKEKPQIKVSSVADSDSSNGQLDEVVASSQDTITFTTDYQSRSGTYTKRKEVVDDSDSSSIDFDYFDGVDLDDTLKALNDSENGSVQETIEMQTHEEGLNSAAQLQGSHLHQ; from the exons ATGGCGTCTACAGTGTTTACTATTGATTGGAACCAATCTACAGATCAAGATCAGGTCAATGAAGCACCTCAAGAAGATGATGACTCTGCAGTATTGGCTTGGGAAGTTGACTTCTCTTCATCCACTTTGAAATCCAAACCCAAATTACCCAAATTTCTCCAAGAGAGGGAGAAGCAAAGAGCTGCTGAAAAAGCAAAGAAAGAGTCCACACCATTACGATCTGCATCAGACTCTCAGGACCGAAAACCAACCACCAAATCACGCTCACCACTAAAATCAAGGAGTACCCCGTTGGCAAGCACAGTTAGCAGTAGCAAAACAAGTCCACGTCCGTTCTCTTCACCCTCGGCCTCAGGCAAGCCACAAGGTAGCTCTCCAAGAAGTTCCAAGCACTCTCCAGCAATAAAGCAGCCGCTGTTCTCTGTAAGCTCACCTCGACGAGTCCAGTCGTCTTCCGTGGAGTCCTCACCTATACTACGATCTCCAGGGAGGGTCAAGAGTGCAGGGCTGAGTGCAGGCAAGACAAGAGAGCCCGTTCCACAGGCCAGCAGATATGCCTCACCAAGGCATGAAACTGAGAGAGAGAAATGGAAAGACACAGTAGACAACAAATAT gtgACGCCAAGAAGGCCACTAACCACTGCTAGGGTCACCACAGTGGATCCATCTGATGTTGACTCTCAACCAGAGTTTAGGTTAGCCCTCACCCCTGCAGATATGGAACAGAGGAAAGTACTGGACTTGAAACGATG GTACTGTATGTGTCGGCCTCAGTACAGCAAGTCGTGTGGGATCTCCTCTGTTGTGTCTTGCTGGAATTATCTGTACTCCACCCTGGGCAATGGCAG TCATCGTCCCATCACACAAGAGGAGGCTCTCACACTGCTTGGATTCAAGCCACCTTTTGGAGAGATTAGGTTCGGACCATTCACAGGAAATGCCACTTGTATGAG GTGGTTCAAGCATTTGTGCTGTCACTATGGAGTCAGTGGTCAGGCTTACTACTTCTACAAGCCAGTAGGCAAAGGGAAAACTTTTGGGTTGAAGCCAGAGCAAGCCTTGGAGAAACTGAAAGAGGGGCTGAGAGATCCCTCAATGGCATTTGTTTACCACTGCCTCAACCACTACTTCTGCCCAATTGGTTTCGAAGAGGTGCCCAGATCACCGTCTGAGGCCTATCA AGTTGACATGGGAGTGGATGATGTAGACACTTGGATACTGGTTGGAGAGCCTAGTCGGAAACAGTACTCTATTCACTGCAAATT GTGGACAGACATCGCGACTGACTTGAACACTAAAAGGCCCGAGTTCTTCAATATCAGACATACTGAGAGGGGGATACAATTGAAGAAAACGAAACGTCTCGGCGGAAATCTACACTGCATCATGGCCTTCAAGAAACAAGAAGAGGTTGCGTATGTCACTACTGGTCCTGTAGTTTTGCCAGAGCCACAAGAACTTCAGCAATCATCAAGTGAAATAGAAAACCTCGATAGTTCTGATTCCGACTTTCCCCTCTCTACACGAGAAGATGACGTTGTTATCGAAGGTGTTGATGCACCGTATGGGAGTGGTGAAGCTCTCGAAGCAGTGGACTCTGCGATTGCAAACCTCGAAGTAATGGACATAGAAGATGACTTACAAATGTCTTctgattacatgtatatgacaACACACCAGAGTACCATTCCACAGATACACGTACAGAactcacaaacaaacacttcaAGCGTTGCCACGACTACGGAAAAATCTATTGCAAGGATAAGATCGGGAACTTATGTAAAGCAAAGCGATCCATTGCAATCCCTGGAGCAAGAACATGAAGAGATGTCTGTTAGCCCCACTATCAAGAGAACTGGTACCTTCACCAAAGAGAAGAAACCATCAGTGCAACAACGGTCAAGTTTTCTCAGTGAGTCTTCTGATCGGGACAGTGGCAGTGAAGCTGACCTACCTACTGAGCCACTAGAGAATATGTTACAAGTACCACAAGCGTATGCAGCAGATGTATCATCAGAGAGTGACAGTGAGGTACCAGCCCTATCTGGCGGAGCAATCAGAAGAAGAGGGACTTTCACAAAAGAGAACAAACCATCAGTGCAACAACGGTCAAGTTTACTTAGTGAGTCTTCTGAACAGGATAGTGGCAGTGAAGCTGACCTACCTACTGAGCCACTAGAGAATATGTTACAAGTACCACAAGCGTATGCAGCAGATGTATCATCAGAGAGTGACAGTGAGGTACCAGCCCTATCAACTGGCGGAGCAATCAGAAGAAGATGGACTATCACAAAAGAGAAGCCTCAAATAAAAGTTTCAAGTGTTGCTGATTCTGACTCAAGCAATGGACAATTAGACGAAGTGGTTGCAAGCTCTCAAGATACTATAACGTTTACGACAGACTATCAAAGCAGAAGTGGCACATATACGAAACGCAAGGAGGTGGTGGACGACTCTGACAGTAGTAGTATTGACTTTGACTATTTTGATGGAGTTGATCTGGACGATACGCTTAAAGCACTGAATGACTCGGAGAATGGAAGTGTCCAAGAAACTATTGAAATGCAAACACATGAAGAAGGTTTGAATTCAGCGGCACAATTGCAGGGCAGTCATCTACACCAATAG
- the LOC135341534 gene encoding DNA-directed RNA polymerase II subunit RPB1-like, protein MAAIESVVPLRRVKRVQFGILSPEEIKRMSVTVPEGIRYPYTMEGGRPKIGGLMDPRQGVVDRSSKCQTCAGNMTNCPGHFGHIELAKPVYHIGYLTKIIKVLRCVCFYCSKLLIDPNNEKVKDILMKTRGYPRKRLQHTYDLCKAKSLCEGGDVMEKQFDPMSELPQDPAQPKSAGCGRFQPKYRRVGIELTAEWSDKKRNDDSMEKKIVLSAERVLEIFKNIPDELCNILGMNPQFARPDWMIVTVVPVPPLAVRPAVVMHGSAKNQDDLTHKLADIVKANQQLIRNEQNGAASHIIQEDIKMLQFHVATMVDNEIPGLPRALQRGGRPLKSVKQRLKTKEGRVRGNLMGKRVDFSARAVITPDPNIEIDQVGVPRTIAQNLTFPEAVTPFNIDRMHTLVQRGHNQYPGAKYIIRDTGERIDLRFHPKPSDLHLQYGYKVERHLIDDDIIIFNRQPTLHKMSMMGHRVKILPWSTFRLNLSVTTPYNADFDGDEMNLHVPQSLETKAEIQEMVMVNRNILTPQSNRPVMGIVQDSLTAATKMSKRDVFIEKEDVMNLLMWLPSWDGKMPQPAILKPKPLWTGKQMFTLTIPGNINVVRTHSTHPDDEDDSPYRFISPGDTKVLIEHGVLISGILSKDTLGNKSGSLMHVVAMEFSPEVARDFYGNIQKLVNNYLLIEGHSIGIGDTIADTYTYNDIQRTIRQAKSDVIEVIKKAHNNDLEPTPGNTLRQTFENQVNRILNEARDKTGSSAQKSLSDFNNFKVMVTAGSKGSKINISQVIACVGQQNVEGKRIPFGFRHRTLPHFIKDDYGPESKGFVENSYLAGLTPNEFYFHAMGGREGLIDTAVKTSETGYIQRRLIKAMEGLMVQYDGTIRNSNRQLIQLRYGEDGMDGAFMEFQQLPTIKPPDSKFEQKFRFDCTNQRHLRHCFKEDIVRDLLTSSTAQTELEMEWQQLCEDREAIRVVFPTGNSKTALPVNLRRLIWNAQKIFHINTRGQTDLHPLKVVEGVRELADKLIIVQGNDELSKQAQKNATMLFKALLRSVLCTKKMSEEHKLNLEAFEWVLGEIEAKFQQAQVQPGEMVGALAAQSLGEPATQMTLNTFHFAGVSAKNVTLGVPRLKEIINVSKRPKTPSLTIFLRGQAAKDAEKCKDVLCRIEYTTLRKVTANTAIYYDPDPQNTVITEDQEFVNVYYEMPDFDTSRISPWLLRLELDRKRMTDKKLTMEQIAEKISSHFGEDLNCIFNDDNAEKLVLRIRLMSNDDKNKYDGGEEEQLDKMEDDNFLRCLEANLLSDMSLQGIEQIAKVYMHYPTQDSKKRISINEEGEYKAHQEWILETDGVNLLRVLSEPLVDPVRTTSNHIVEILSVLGIEAVRKAVEKELYHVISFDGSYVNYRHLALLCDIMCCRGHLMAVTRHGINRQDVGPLMKCSFEETVDVLMEASAHAEVDYMRGVSENIMLGQIHHGGTGAFDLLLDSEKCKQAMEVSAPLPGAMMMPNFGGSDMGPGGGQTPSMTPWAPGGGSTPYLEAWTPGSGMTPSSGAAFSPAPTDASGFSPGYSPNWSPSSPGPFTPQSSMGDFSPSSPQYSPASPGGPASPSYSPASPGYSPASPKYSPASPGYSPASPSYSPASPSYSPASPRYSPASPTYSPASPSYSPASPSYSPSSPSYSPSSPSYSPSSPSYSPSSPSYSPSSPSYSPSSPSYSPSSPSYSPSSPSYSPSSPSYSPSSPSYSPSSPSYSPSSPSYSPSSPSYSPSSPSYSPSSPSYSPSSPSYSPSSPNYSPSSPSYSPSSPNYSPSNPSYVPSSPTYNPSSPEYSPSSPTYSPSSPKFTPNSPQYSPGSPVYSPSSPKFTPSSPQYTASSPKYSPSSPQYSPNSPTYSPGGSSPQYTPSSPQYSPSSPTYSPGAGYSPTDRMDTSVSPPSGGDSNKFTLAYSPPSPTYTPKTPESEDDDD, encoded by the exons ATGGCGGCAATCGAATCAGTTGTGCCTCTTAGACGGGTTAAAAGAGTGCAGTTTGGCATTCTGAGTCCTGAAGAGATT AAACGTATGTCTGTGACTGTCCCTGAAGGCATCCGCTATCCATACACGATGGAAGGGGGGCGTCCCAAAATCGGGGGCCTGATGGATCCCAGACAGGGGGTGGTGGACAGGAGCTCCAAGTGTCAAACATGCGCTGGAAACATGACGAACTGCCCTGGGCACTTCGGGCATATTGAACTGGCAAAACCTGTGTATCACATTGGATATTTGACAAAGATAATCAAAGTGCTTCGTTGTGTATGCTTCTATTGCTCAAAGCTGCTGATTGATCCC AATAATGAGAAAGTAAAGGACATTTTGATGAAGACTCGCGGCTATCCTCGCAAGCGACTGCAGCACACCTATGACCTGTGTAAGGCCAAGAGTTTGTGTGAAGGAGGAGATGTTATGGAGAAGCAGTTTGACCCAATGTCAGAACTTCCCCAGGACCCAGCACAACCT AAATCCGCTGGGTGTGGTCGATTCCAACCCAAATATCGCCGAGTCGGCATTGAGCTGACAGCTGAGTGGTCGGACAAGAAGAGGAACGATGACTCAATGGAGAAGAAAATTGTCCTCTCTGCCGAACGTGTGCTCGAGATTTTCAAGAATATTCCCGATGAGCTCTGCAACATTCTAGGAATGAACCCACAGTTTGCTCGTCCTGATTGGATGATAGTCACCGTGGTTCCTGTACCCCCACTGGCTGTGAGGCCGGCTGTGGTCATGCATGGCTCGGCCAAAAATCAG GATGATCTCACTCACAAACTGGCGGACATTGTCAAAGCCAACCAGCAGCTGATCAGAAATGAACAGAACGGAGCAGCCTCTCACATCATTCAGGAAGATATCAAGATGCTGCAATTCCATGTAGCCACAATGGTCGACAACGAAATCCCTGGGCTGCCAAGG GCTCTCCAACGTGGTGGCCGGCCCCTCAAGTCAGTGAAGCAGCGACTCAAGACCAAAGAGGGTCGTGTTCGTGGTAACCTGATGGGGAAGAGAGTGGACTTCTCGGCTCGCGCTGTTATCACCCCAGACCCCAACATCGAGATTGACCAGGTGGGCGTGCCTCGGACTATCGCTCAAAATCTCACCTTCCCAGAGGCTGTCACCCCCTTCAACATAGACAG AATGCACACTTTGGTACAGCGAGGTCACAACCAGTACCCTGGTGCAAAGTACATCATCCGCGACACAGGGGAGAGGATTGACCTACGCTTCCACCCCAAGCCATCAGATCTTCACTTGCAGTACGGCTACAAG GTGGAGCGTCACCTGATCGacgatgacatcatcatcttCAATCGTCAGCCCACTCTCCACAAGATGTCCATGATGGGTCATCGTGTCAAGATCCTCCCTTGGTCCACCTTCCGACTCAACCTCAGTGTGACCACACCCTACAACGCTGACTTTGACGGAGATGAGATGAATCTCCATGTGCCCCAGAGTCTAGAAACTAAAGCTGAGATCCAAGAGATGGTCATGGTCAACCGAAACATCCTCACCCCCCAATCCAACCGACCTGTGATGGGCATCGTACAGGACTCACTGACAGCTGCTACTAAGATGTCAAAGAGAGATGTGTTCATAGAAAAG gaggATGTAATGAACCTCCTGATGTGGCTGCCCTCGTGGGATGGCAAGATGCCACAACCAGCCATCCTCAAACCCAAGCCACTCTGGACTGGCAAGCAGATGTTCACACTCACCATCCCCGGCAACATCAATGTCGTTCGTACTCACTCCACTCACCCTGACGATGAGGACGATAGTCCGTACAGGTTCATCTCCCCAGGGGACACaaag GTGCTCATAGAGCATGGAGTGTTGATCTCCGGGATCCTGTCCAAGGATACGTTGGGAAACAAGTCCGGGTCACTCATGCACGTCGTTGCCATGGAGTTCAGTCCGGAGGTGGCCAGGGACTTCTATGGAAACATTCAGAAACTAGTCAACAACTATTTGCTCATTGAGGGGCACAGTATTGGTATAGGAGACACCATTGCTGACACGTATACTTACAACGACATTCAGAGAACCATCAGACAAGCCAAG AGTGATGTGATAGAGGTGATCAAGAAGGCCCACAACAACGATTTAGAGCCCACCCCGGGAAACACCCTCAGGCAGACGTTTGAGAACCAGGTCAACCGGATCTTGAATGAGGCCAGAGACAAGACCGGCTCCAGTGCTCAAAAGAGTCTCTCAGACTTCAACAACTTCAAGGTCATGGTCACAGCTGGCTCCAAGGGATCCAAGATCAACATCTCACAG GTCATTGCTTGTGTGGGCCAACAGAATGTAGAGGGTAAAAGAATCCCATTCGGGTTCCGACATCGGACTCTGCCACATTTCATCAAAGACGACTACGGTCCCGAGAGCAAAGGGTTTGTGGAGAACTCGTACCTCGCTGGACTCACTCCCAACGAGTTCTACTTCCACGCCATGGGAGGCAGAGAGGGTCTCATTGACACAGCTGTCAAGACCTCAGAGACAG GTTACATTCAGCGTCGCCTCATCAAAGCTATGGAAGGGCTCATGGTCCAGTACGATGGCACCATCCGCAACTCAAACCGTCAGCTCATCCAGCTACGCTACGGCGAGGACGGGATGGACGGTGCCTTCATGGAGTTCCAACAGCTGCCTACAATCAAGCCCCCCGATTCCAAATTTGAGCAAAAGTTCCGTTTCGATTGCACCAATCAGAGGCACCTGCGACATTGCTTCAAGGAGGATATTGTGCGAGACCTTCTCACCTCGTCGACAGCACAGACTGAGCTGGAGATGGAGTGGCAGCAACTGTGCGAGGACAGGGAAGCTATCAGAGTCGTCTTCCCCACCGGGAACAGcaag ACTGCCCTGCCTGTCAACCTGAGACGTTTGATCTGGAATGCTCAGAAGATCTTTCACATAAACACACGAGGTCAAACGGACCTCCACCCGCTCAAGGTTGTCGAGGGTGTTCGAGAGCTGGCCGATAAACTGATCATTGTACAAGGAAATGATGAACTCTCAAAACAGGCACAGAAAAACGCCACAATGCTTTTTAAAGCTCTCCTTCGCTCAGTCCTCTGCACTAAGAAGATGTCGGAAGAACACAAGCTCAACTTGGAGGCTTTCGAGTGGGTACTTGGCGAGATTGAGGCCAAGTTCCAACAAGCACAAGTGCAGCCCGGGGAGATGGTGGGAGCTCTTGCTGCTCAGTCACTCGGAGAGCCTGCCACTCAGATGACACTTAACACGTTTCATTTCGCTGGTGTCTCGGCCAAGAATGTGACTCTGGGTGTGCCAAGACTCAAGGAAATTATCAATGTGTCCAAGCGCCCCAAGACCCCCTCTCTCACCATCTTCCTCAGAGGACAGGCCGCAAAGGATGCTGAAAAGTGCAAG GATGTGTTGTGTCGTATTGAGTACACGACCCTACGCAAGGTGACTGCCAACACTGCCATCTACTACGATCCTGACCCTCAAAACACGGTCATAACTGAGGACCAAGAGTTTGTCAACGTCTATTATGAAATGCCCGACTTTGACACGTCACGAATCTCCCCCTGGCTGCTTCGTCTCGAGCTTGACCGCAAGAGAATGACTGACAAAAAGTTGACCATGGAACAGATTGCTGAGAAGATTAGCTCTCACTTTGGAGAAGATTTAAACTGCATCTTCAACGATGACAATGCCGAGAAACTTGTGCTCCGAATCAGACTCATGTCCAATGATGACAAGAATAAATATGatgggggg GAGGAGGAGCAGCTAGACAAGATGGAGGATGACAACTTTCTCCGCTGCCTTGAGGCTAATCTCCTATCAGACATGTCCCTGCAAGGCATTGAGCAGATCgccaag gtgtacatgcactaccCCACTCAAGACTCCAAGAAACGAATCAGCATCAATGAAGAGGGAGAGTACAAAGCGCACCAGGAGTGGATCCTTGAGACGGACGGGGTTAACCTGTTGAGGGTACTCAGTGAGCCTCTCGTGGATCCTGTTAGAACCACTTCCAATCACATTGTCGAGATTTTGTCTGTTCTAGGAATTGAGGCCGTACGAAAAGCAGTTGAGAAAGAGCTTTATCACGTCATCTCTTTTGATGGCTCCTATGTGAACTATCGGCACTTGGCGCTACTGTGTGACATCATGTGTTGCCGTGGTCACCTTATGGCCGTAACTAGACATGGAATAAACAGACAGGATGTTGGGCCACTCATGAAGTGTTCCTTTGAGGAAACG GTTGATGTGTTGATGGAGGCCTCAGCTCATGCAGAGGTAGACTACATGCGAGGAGTGAGCGAGAACATCATGCTCGGGCAGATTCACCACGGCGGAACAGGAGCGTTTGATCTGCTACTCGACTCTGAGAAATGCAAGCAAGCTATGGAAGTATCAGCCCCTCTCCCCGGTGCTATGATGATGCCCAACTTTGGAGGTAGTGATATGGGACCAGGAGGTGGACAAACCCCATCAATGACCCCTTGGGCACCCGGGGGTGGCAGTACACCGTACCTCGAGGCCTGGACTCCTGGCAGTGGGATGACACCCTCATCTGGAGCCGCATTCTCCCCAGCACCTACTGATGCTAGTGGATTCAGCCCGGGATACAGTCCCAATTGGAGCCCCTCTTCTCCTGGTCCGTTTACACCACAGAGCTCAATGGGCGACTTCTCTCCATCAAGCCCTCAATACTCGCCTGCATCTCCTGGTGGACCAGCCAGTCCTTCTTACAGTCCAGCAAGTCCAGGCTACTCACCAGCCTCTCCCAAATATTCGCCAGCATCACCTGGATACTCGCCAGCAAGCCCATCGTATTCCCCGGCAAGTCCTTCATACAGTCCAGCGAGTCCAAGATACTCACCGGCGTCACCAACATACAGTCCAGCTAGTCCGAGCTACTCACCGGCGTCACCATCTTATTCGCCATCATCACCGAGTTATAGCCCCTCCTCTCCAAGCTATAGTCCCTCCTCACCGAGCTATAGTCCATCATCACCGAGCTACAGTCCATCATCACCTAGCTACAGTCCTTCGAGCCCAAGCTATTCTCCATCGAGTCCGAGTTATTCACCATCAAGCCCCAGTTACTCACCCTCCTCTCCAAGCTACAGCCCATCGTCACCAAGCTATAGCCCGTCGAGTCCCAGTTATTCTCCATCGAGTCCCAGCTATTCTCCATCAAGCCCCAGTTACTCGCCTTCCTCACCGAGTTATAGCCCCTCATCGCCGAGCTATAGTCCATCCTCGCCAAGTTATTCGCCTTCGAGTCCGAACTACTCGCCTTCGAGTCCGAGCTATTCTCCGTCATCACCAAACTACAGTCCATCGAATCCATCGTATGTTCCTTCGAGTCCCACCTACAATCCCTCGTCCCCTGAGTACAGTCCAAGCTCACCAACGTATTCTCCGTCATCGCCAAAGTTCACGCCAAACTCGCCTCAGTATAGCCCTGGATCTCCCGTGTACAGTCCAAGCTCACCGAAATTCACGCCAAGTTCTCCTCAGTACACGGCAAGCTCACCAAAATACTCTCCCAGTTCACCCCAATACTCGCCTAACTCTCCGACGTATTCACCTGGTGGAAGCTCACCTCAGTACACACCAAGCTCGCCCCAGTACTCTCCCTCGAGCCCCACCTATTCTCCCGGTGCTGGGTATTCCCCTACTGATCGAATGGATACTAGTGTGTCACCTCCAAGCGGTGGCGACTCAAACAAGTTCACCCTTGCCTATTCCCCGCCCTCACCCACCTACACCCCCAAGACACCTGAGAGTGAAGACGACGATGACTAG